From one Tetragenococcus osmophilus genomic stretch:
- the cas3 gene encoding CRISPR-associated helicase Cas3': MFALTSEKRGGPIVNINPYLWAKKTEKNGLFLWLPLSQHLEDTHRVSERLWELWLNNGQRKLIIDSLSYPTEEKAKQLVRFLGAIHDIAKATPAFQIKKGFANSDDLDIQLLERLERNGFNGITKLKLPSPNKSHHALAGETLLSWYGVSEDIHSIISGHHGKPADRKKEYEQQSSYLENYFQEESSNSFIYQKWEEVQYEIFQWALQSSGFVHINDLPEITQSGQVILSGLLIMSDWIASNEEFFPLLPIDELETEDQEARFANGWKKWFKSLPWEEKLYSEPEELYTKRFGFSAPRDVQKKLTNIIEETEEPGIFILEAPMGIGKTEASLVGVEQLAVKTGRNGLFFGLPTQATSNGIFPRINSWLTSIKDEIGENLPIRLAHGKAALNKEFSSLARNVDIDGEDNGTVFVNEWFSGRKTSALDDFVVGTVDQFLLLALKQKHLALRHLGFSKKVVIIDEVHAYDAHMGQYLMRAIQWMGTYGVPVLILSATLPAKSRKKLVKSYLRGKKDQVQKSQLETDFFQTDAYPLITYTDGKEVKQLQDFEKDKTKQVMIHRYDEDDLEQLLNTLTQSDGVIGIIVNTVKRAQRLARQCVEKYGSERVELLHSNFIATDRMKKENELIEMIGKGATRPKQKIIIGTQVMEQSLDIDFDVLISDLAPMDLLIQRVGRLHRHDIQRPRAFTKAALYILGTNQELEFEDGAEFIYGGYLLTRTQHYLPDTLVLPEQISTLVQKVYGENDIEISTRLEKKYTEMKKKHEENLKNKKDKADTYKLDGPARKTSRRRNTLIGWLDFSAKDKGEEHASAQVRDSQDTLEVIALKKIGDGYGTFDEAYDLSNKIDDFNTAKEIAKHTLRLPYTLSYPSIIDSTIEILEKENKKYLSEWQNQSWLKGSLGIVFNENNEYYLNGYILHYDPKFGLVYDKEEKNGEV; this comes from the coding sequence ATGTTTGCGCTTACTTCGGAAAAAAGAGGTGGTCCTATCGTAAATATAAACCCTTACTTGTGGGCTAAAAAAACTGAAAAAAATGGACTTTTTTTGTGGTTGCCTTTAAGCCAACATTTAGAAGATACACATAGAGTTTCTGAAAGATTATGGGAACTTTGGTTAAATAATGGTCAACGAAAATTAATTATAGACTCATTAAGCTATCCAACTGAGGAAAAAGCAAAACAACTTGTACGATTTTTAGGCGCAATCCACGATATTGCTAAGGCAACGCCTGCATTTCAGATAAAAAAAGGATTTGCAAACTCTGATGATCTGGATATTCAATTATTAGAACGTCTGGAAAGGAATGGCTTTAATGGGATTACAAAGTTGAAACTTCCCAGTCCGAATAAGAGTCATCATGCTTTGGCTGGAGAGACACTGTTATCATGGTATGGCGTTAGTGAAGACATTCATTCAATTATAAGTGGTCATCATGGAAAACCTGCTGATAGGAAAAAAGAATACGAACAACAGTCTTCTTATCTTGAAAATTATTTTCAAGAAGAATCGTCCAATTCTTTCATCTATCAAAAGTGGGAGGAAGTACAATATGAGATTTTTCAGTGGGCGCTACAGTCTTCTGGGTTTGTGCATATAAATGATTTGCCGGAAATTACCCAATCGGGCCAAGTGATTTTGTCTGGCTTATTGATCATGTCTGATTGGATAGCAAGTAATGAAGAGTTTTTTCCGTTATTGCCTATAGATGAGCTGGAAACAGAAGATCAAGAAGCTCGCTTTGCAAACGGATGGAAAAAATGGTTTAAAAGCCTTCCTTGGGAAGAGAAGTTGTATTCAGAACCAGAAGAACTATACACAAAACGTTTTGGATTTAGCGCCCCCCGGGATGTACAGAAAAAATTAACCAATATCATCGAAGAAACAGAGGAACCAGGGATTTTTATCTTGGAAGCGCCTATGGGAATTGGAAAAACAGAAGCGTCGTTAGTGGGCGTTGAACAGCTAGCGGTAAAGACTGGACGTAATGGCTTATTTTTTGGCTTACCCACACAGGCAACTTCTAATGGAATATTTCCAAGAATAAACTCTTGGTTAACTAGCATCAAAGATGAAATTGGAGAAAACCTTCCTATTCGCTTAGCCCATGGTAAAGCTGCGTTGAACAAAGAGTTTTCAAGTTTAGCTAGAAACGTAGATATTGATGGTGAAGACAACGGAACGGTTTTTGTTAACGAATGGTTTTCAGGAAGAAAAACATCAGCTTTAGACGATTTTGTTGTCGGGACAGTGGACCAATTTTTACTTCTAGCTTTAAAACAAAAACACTTAGCATTGAGACACTTAGGCTTTAGTAAAAAAGTAGTTATTATAGATGAGGTTCATGCTTACGATGCGCATATGGGCCAATACCTAATGCGTGCAATTCAATGGATGGGAACTTATGGAGTTCCAGTTCTCATTTTGTCGGCCACGTTACCAGCTAAAAGTCGCAAAAAGTTGGTTAAAAGTTATCTTAGAGGTAAGAAAGATCAGGTGCAAAAAAGTCAATTAGAAACCGATTTTTTCCAAACAGATGCTTATCCTTTAATTACCTATACGGATGGCAAAGAAGTTAAACAGCTGCAAGATTTTGAAAAAGATAAAACAAAACAGGTCATGATTCATCGATATGATGAAGATGACTTAGAGCAATTACTTAACACTTTAACTCAGAGCGATGGTGTTATTGGAATTATAGTAAATACAGTAAAAAGGGCCCAAAGATTGGCCCGTCAATGCGTGGAGAAATACGGAAGTGAGCGTGTTGAATTGTTACACTCTAATTTTATCGCTACTGATCGTATGAAAAAAGAAAATGAATTGATAGAAATGATTGGAAAAGGAGCTACTCGTCCTAAGCAGAAAATCATCATAGGTACGCAAGTAATGGAACAATCATTAGATATTGATTTTGATGTTTTAATTAGTGACTTAGCGCCAATGGATTTATTGATTCAACGTGTAGGTCGCCTTCATCGTCATGATATTCAGCGACCTAGGGCATTTACTAAAGCGGCACTCTATATTTTAGGAACCAACCAAGAACTTGAATTCGAGGACGGCGCAGAATTTATTTATGGAGGCTATCTACTCACTCGTACGCAACATTATTTACCTGACACTTTGGTTTTACCTGAACAGATATCAACATTAGTGCAAAAAGTATATGGAGAAAATGATATCGAAATTTCAACTAGGCTAGAGAAAAAATATACTGAGATGAAAAAGAAACACGAAGAAAATTTAAAAAATAAGAAAGATAAAGCAGATACTTATAAATTGGATGGCCCAGCCCGTAAAACTTCTCGTCGTAGAAATACTTTGATCGGCTGGTTGGACTTTTCTGCTAAAGATAAAGGAGAAGAACATGCCAGTGCACAAGTTCGAGATAGTCAGGATACATTAGAGGTTATTGCTCTTAAAAAGATCGGCGATGGTTATGGCACGTTCGATGAAGCGTACGATTTATCGAATAAAATAGACGACTTTAATACTGCGAAGGAAATCGCCAAACATACTCTTCGATTGCCTTATACTCTGAGTTATCCAAGTATAATTGATAGTACCATTGAAATACTTGAGAAAGAAAATAAAAAATATCTTAGTGAGTGGCAAAACCAGTCTTGGCTGAAAGGATCATTAGGTATTGTTTTTAACGAAAATAACGAATACTATTTAAATGGATATATTTTACATTATGATCCAAAATTTGGTCTGGTATATGATAAGGAGGAAAAGAATGGGGAGGTTTAA
- a CDS encoding SdpI family protein — protein MYPLNKSQANHYFTISVVLSKGHHHFGYAKLELVTSLLILLPTVVGLLLWGSLPDQIATHFGTNNEADGWSSKPMAVIGLPVFMLAIQWLVFFLTSYDPKKKNINPKIFKVVLWLIPIISIIVYLSTYMSALGYGVNIGLLVNLLVGVVFIVLGNYLHKVKQNYTIGIRIPWTLNSKENWNRTNRLASWLFIISGLLFILNAFLLQGWLLIIPIVAVVLVPFAYSFMMFKKGV, from the coding sequence TTGTATCCTTTGAACAAAAGTCAAGCGAACCATTATTTTACTATCAGCGTTGTTCTATCAAAGGGACATCATCATTTTGGGTATGCGAAACTTGAGTTAGTTACAAGTTTGCTAATTTTACTTCCAACGGTAGTGGGTTTGCTGCTTTGGGGAAGTTTACCAGATCAAATAGCGACTCATTTTGGTACAAATAATGAAGCTGACGGCTGGAGTAGTAAACCTATGGCTGTTATTGGGTTGCCAGTTTTTATGCTTGCTATTCAATGGTTGGTATTTTTCTTAACAAGTTACGACCCTAAGAAAAAGAATATTAATCCAAAAATATTTAAAGTAGTACTATGGTTAATTCCAATCATTTCCATTATTGTTTATCTATCGACTTATATGTCTGCTTTAGGCTATGGAGTAAATATTGGTTTATTGGTAAACCTTCTTGTCGGTGTTGTTTTTATCGTTTTAGGAAATTACCTGCATAAGGTAAAACAAAATTATACTATTGGCATTAGAATCCCTTGGACGTTAAATAGTAAAGAAAATTGGAACCGAACCAATCGCTTAGCTAGTTGGTTATTTATCATTAGTGGTTTGTTATTTATTTTAAATGCATTCTTACTACAAGGTTGGCTTCTAATAATCCCAATTGTCGCAGTAGTTCTTGTTCCATTTGCTTATTCATTTATGATGTTTAAAAAAGGTGTTTAA
- a CDS encoding transposase: protein MIHLKNIKNQLPNEMNAIFSELNVLKCLRQTSICKQKGYSPAIIFTFLFSLVFKGKTLNQVLSGREADQYMKKDTVYRLMNDPHNNWRSFLLRFSASVIEKIHRLTDPSTHLRTLVLDDSTFYRNRSQKVPGLARLWDHALQKGYKGYRMLTLGFSDGYSFIPIDFGLLSGKNQVNQKQAESDQRTSGAKRFKEAQRSMPDVAIEMVQRALDQGVYASHVLMDKWFTSPKMIDRLHDLGIHTLGMAKNGKTQYFYQRRLYKLSKLYQKSIKEYCQEAIISSIIVQPSSGKTPVKIVFVKNRNNQSAWLALMTDDLTLSSQEIVKTYSVRWDIETFFKVSKSLLHLSQETQTRNYQALICHTTIVFTRYILLSWQQRCANDERTLGGLFYELADQIKELDWSVALLELMDILQAVSEKASHKLQDFIESQLQLWIDTLPNYIKAYLPNLVCET from the coding sequence ATGATACACTTAAAAAACATCAAAAATCAATTACCAAATGAAATGAACGCAATTTTTTCTGAACTGAACGTCCTGAAATGTTTACGACAAACCTCTATTTGTAAGCAAAAAGGCTATTCTCCCGCCATTATTTTTACTTTTCTTTTCAGTTTAGTGTTTAAGGGCAAGACCTTGAACCAAGTCCTCAGCGGACGTGAAGCAGATCAATATATGAAGAAAGATACCGTTTACCGTTTGATGAACGATCCGCACAATAATTGGCGTAGCTTTCTGCTTCGTTTTAGTGCTTCTGTGATCGAAAAGATCCATCGATTAACAGATCCAAGTACCCATCTACGTACGCTTGTTTTGGATGACTCAACGTTCTATCGAAATCGAAGTCAGAAAGTGCCTGGTTTGGCGCGCCTTTGGGATCATGCTTTACAAAAAGGTTATAAAGGCTATCGCATGCTAACTTTAGGCTTTTCTGATGGGTACTCTTTTATTCCTATTGATTTTGGATTGCTTTCAGGCAAAAACCAAGTCAATCAAAAACAAGCGGAAAGTGATCAAAGAACGAGTGGGGCAAAACGCTTCAAAGAAGCCCAACGATCTATGCCTGATGTGGCCATTGAGATGGTGCAAAGAGCCCTTGATCAAGGCGTTTACGCCAGTCATGTGTTAATGGATAAATGGTTTACCTCTCCTAAAATGATCGATCGTTTGCATGATTTAGGCATCCATACCCTAGGTATGGCAAAAAATGGCAAAACCCAATATTTTTATCAAAGACGTTTATATAAATTAAGCAAACTCTACCAAAAGTCAATAAAGGAATACTGTCAAGAAGCCATCATTTCCTCTATTATTGTTCAGCCAAGCAGCGGGAAGACCCCCGTCAAAATCGTTTTTGTCAAAAATCGGAATAACCAAAGTGCTTGGTTAGCCCTTATGACAGATGACCTGACTTTGTCATCCCAAGAAATCGTGAAGACGTACTCGGTTCGCTGGGACATAGAAACGTTCTTTAAAGTTTCCAAATCTCTCCTTCATTTGTCACAAGAAACCCAAACGCGCAATTATCAAGCCTTGATTTGTCATACCACCATTGTGTTCACGCGCTACATCTTATTAAGTTGGCAACAACGCTGTGCCAATGACGAGCGTACCTTAGGCGGCTTATTTTATGAACTTGCTGACCAAATAAAAGAACTTGACTGGTCGGTGGCTTTATTAGAACTAATGGACATTTTGCAAGCAGTCAGTGAAAAAGCGAGTCATAAACTACAAGACTTCATTGAAAGTCAACTGCAGCTCTGGATCGATACGCTGCCCAATTATATCAAGGCTTATCTACCGAATTTGGTGTGCGAAACTTGA
- a CDS encoding IS110 family transposase — MKLFVGIDVSSEKLDTCYLTDEMVVLLNHTYGNDTQGAWELKEQILSFHETYSFDQIVIGMESTSMYSYHPAVNFHQDEQLQAIHAITTIENPHRIKQYMKMFDADKTDPIDAFMIADYLRIQRYTNSPIKGEKYMALQRLTRTRYQIVRQLVEVKQHFIENLSYKCNTLKKELREAEGSTTVFSAAIMDLFTQDLSLDDLANLPLKDLAEWLQSKGRGRFKDPEGLAKTIQRAVRSSYRLDQVMSESIDMILGILVREIRSLEKAVKDCDQGIEDLVQTVPEYQCLTSIPGVGPVYAAGLLAEIGQIERFPDQTSLAKYAGLTWPKHQSGRHEAENTPLTKKGNRYFRYYLIEAANSVSRHLPEYQAFYRKKYQETPKHQHKRALVLTARKFVRLVDTLLRNHQLYTPPRSVIEK, encoded by the coding sequence GTGAAATTATTTGTAGGTATAGACGTTAGCTCAGAAAAACTAGATACATGTTATTTAACCGATGAAATGGTGGTGTTGTTAAATCACACCTATGGCAATGATACCCAAGGTGCCTGGGAGCTGAAAGAACAGATTCTCTCCTTTCACGAAACCTATTCGTTTGACCAGATTGTGATTGGTATGGAATCTACTTCCATGTATAGCTATCATCCAGCGGTAAATTTTCACCAAGATGAACAGCTTCAAGCCATTCACGCCATTACCACCATTGAAAATCCGCATCGAATTAAACAATATATGAAAATGTTTGATGCGGATAAAACCGACCCGATCGATGCGTTCATGATCGCCGATTACTTGCGGATTCAACGCTATACGAATTCTCCTATCAAAGGAGAAAAATATATGGCCCTTCAACGATTGACTCGTACACGATATCAAATCGTGCGGCAATTAGTGGAGGTGAAACAACATTTTATCGAAAATCTTTCGTATAAATGCAATACCCTAAAAAAGGAATTACGTGAAGCCGAAGGTTCCACGACCGTTTTCAGTGCCGCCATCATGGATCTTTTCACCCAAGACTTGTCCTTAGACGACTTGGCGAACCTGCCTTTGAAAGACTTGGCCGAATGGCTCCAATCCAAAGGGCGCGGCCGCTTTAAAGACCCCGAAGGGTTAGCGAAAACGATCCAACGAGCCGTCCGTAGTTCCTACCGGCTCGATCAAGTCATGAGCGAATCGATCGATATGATCTTAGGTATCCTTGTGCGTGAAATTCGTTCCTTGGAAAAAGCCGTTAAAGACTGTGACCAAGGGATTGAAGATCTCGTCCAAACGGTGCCCGAATACCAATGTTTAACCAGTATTCCTGGTGTAGGCCCTGTTTACGCCGCTGGCTTGTTAGCTGAAATTGGTCAAATCGAACGTTTTCCTGATCAAACCAGTTTAGCTAAGTATGCCGGGCTCACTTGGCCCAAGCATCAGTCAGGACGTCATGAAGCTGAAAACACCCCCTTAACGAAAAAAGGCAATCGCTATTTCCGTTACTACTTAATTGAAGCTGCCAATTCTGTCAGTCGGCATTTGCCCGAATATCAAGCCTTTTATCGTAAAAAGTATCAAGAAACACCGAAACATCAACACAAAAGAGCCCTCGTTTTAACTGCAAGAAAATTTGTGCGCTTGGTGGATACGCTACTACGGAACCACCAACTCTATACGCCACCTAGGAGCGTGATAGAAAAATAA
- a CDS encoding helix-turn-helix domain-containing protein has translation MRNIEGEDTLTFTEPARKTYTVSEIARILNISKKSAYRLVQQESFHSVRVGRMIRVSKFSFDKWLSQ, from the coding sequence ATGAGAAACATTGAAGGAGAAGACACACTGACATTTACAGAGCCTGCTAGAAAAACGTATACGGTTAGTGAAATTGCCAGAATATTAAATATAAGTAAAAAATCCGCCTATCGTTTAGTCCAACAGGAAAGTTTTCATTCCGTTAGAGTAGGTAGAATGATTCGAGTATCTAAATTCTCTTTCGATAAATGGTTAAGTCAATAA
- a CDS encoding site-specific integrase, with translation MASIISRKTKYAVVYWYLNESNIRKQKWDTLETKKEAQARKAFIEYYQKKNGYCLVPHEQEIIGVQKQAAEQNTTKEDEDITVREFLEVFVNLYGPSKWSVSTFSTKLSQIENYIYPLIGDLKLKELTTKKLTQYYHDLLSVSEVPRGNRKASGRMVQPALVKKIHDTLRCALNQAIRWEYLDTKMRNPAFLATLPKRQKNKRKVWSIETFTEAIQVAEDELLLLAMQLAFSTSLRVGEITGLTWDNLVIDDESIKNNMARLSVKKELSRVYLSAMQKSQEKDIIRVFLVQKPHCKTRLVLKTPKTESSVRTVWLPQTVANLFRQYQKDQAELQEFLGDAYNDYNLVFALDNGNPVESRIIRDRLKLLCDEHGFERVDFHSLRHLSTKYKLKMTQGDIKSVQGDTGHTEAKMVTDVYAEIVDEDRRFNAQKLEEAFYHNLGKAKTSETSSTELSETDKQLIALIKKLPSELKESLLKDS, from the coding sequence ATGGCTTCAATCATTTCTAGAAAAACAAAATATGCTGTTGTTTATTGGTATTTGAATGAAAGCAATATACGGAAACAAAAGTGGGATACTTTAGAAACCAAAAAAGAAGCCCAAGCGCGTAAAGCTTTTATCGAATACTATCAGAAAAAGAATGGCTATTGTCTTGTTCCCCATGAGCAAGAAATCATTGGTGTCCAAAAACAAGCAGCCGAACAGAACACAACAAAAGAAGATGAAGACATCACAGTACGTGAATTTTTAGAAGTCTTTGTAAATTTATATGGTCCATCGAAGTGGTCGGTTTCAACTTTCAGTACAAAACTTTCGCAAATTGAAAATTACATTTACCCACTTATTGGAGACTTGAAACTAAAAGAACTAACAACCAAGAAACTTACGCAATATTATCATGATTTGTTAAGTGTCTCTGAAGTTCCAAGGGGCAATCGTAAAGCAAGTGGGCGCATGGTGCAACCGGCTCTAGTCAAAAAGATTCACGACACCCTTCGTTGTGCACTAAATCAGGCCATTCGCTGGGAGTATTTGGATACAAAAATGCGGAACCCTGCATTCCTAGCTACCCTACCCAAAAGACAAAAGAATAAGCGAAAAGTTTGGTCGATAGAAACCTTCACCGAGGCAATTCAAGTCGCTGAGGATGAGTTATTACTTTTAGCCATGCAGCTTGCTTTTTCTACATCTCTAAGAGTCGGAGAAATTACGGGCCTTACATGGGATAATCTTGTGATTGACGATGAGTCCATTAAGAATAATATGGCTAGATTATCAGTGAAAAAAGAGCTTTCCAGAGTCTACCTATCGGCTATGCAAAAATCACAGGAAAAAGATATTATTCGTGTCTTTCTCGTACAAAAGCCGCATTGTAAAACAAGACTCGTCTTAAAAACGCCAAAAACAGAATCTAGCGTACGAACAGTATGGCTACCACAAACGGTCGCTAATCTTTTTAGACAATATCAAAAAGATCAAGCGGAGCTACAAGAATTTTTAGGAGATGCTTATAATGATTATAATTTGGTCTTTGCCTTAGATAACGGGAATCCAGTAGAAAGCCGCATTATCCGAGATCGTTTAAAATTATTATGTGATGAACATGGTTTTGAACGAGTGGATTTTCATAGTTTGCGTCACTTGAGCACGAAGTATAAATTAAAAATGACCCAAGGAGATATTAAATCGGTACAAGGCGACACGGGGCATACAGAAGCCAAAATGGTTACCGACGTTTACGCCGAGATTGTTGATGAAGATCGTCGATTTAATGCTCAGAAACTTGAAGAAGCTTTCTATCACAATTTAGGAAAAGCAAAAACTTCAGAAACTTCTTCAACTGAGTTATCAGAAACTGACAAACAACTTATCGCTTTAATAAAAAAATTGCCATCAGAATTAAAAGAAAGTCTTTTAAAAGACTCTTAA
- a CDS encoding GNAT family N-acetyltransferase, protein MTLKRFSVEHFKQSYQLAQYAFRFADDKQHRDEFYQLLEHSTVYGAFSKQQLASQVIATPLKVQLFNQVFDMAGIGFVSSDPSFRGQGNIDQLMQQMLEDCYQNGVTLSYLDPFSYPFYRKYGYELTFERICYDLESSKWPDSAKAAGYVYRMNWEDVKDGIKQIDQQSDKHKHGGLLREDWWYDYKFKEKTNVYFALYYNQQDQPEGYLIYKIESGKFICIRWLNLTVEAYKGLNRYIFSHKDSTERIIFEKGYDRNEGFFIHDKPIAQAIVRPEMMARIVNVQAFLQKYPLKNLKESFAITVENDPYAPWNEGTFELIKNEQLQIQKVTSTSLPELKISVQRLVQLLLGYVSIDDLIFHEFVSVDEKIIESIRQLTPQKAPILEDYF, encoded by the coding sequence GTGACATTAAAAAGATTTTCTGTAGAACATTTTAAACAAAGCTATCAATTAGCGCAGTACGCTTTTCGTTTTGCCGATGACAAACAACATCGTGACGAATTTTATCAACTACTTGAACATTCTACTGTTTATGGCGCTTTTTCTAAACAACAGTTAGCTAGCCAGGTGATTGCAACACCACTTAAAGTTCAATTGTTTAATCAAGTATTTGATATGGCAGGTATTGGTTTTGTTTCGTCTGATCCATCATTTCGTGGCCAAGGAAATATTGACCAATTAATGCAACAAATGCTGGAAGATTGTTACCAAAACGGAGTTACTCTTTCTTATTTAGATCCCTTTTCCTATCCATTTTATCGAAAATATGGTTACGAATTAACATTTGAACGAATTTGTTATGACCTAGAAAGTTCAAAGTGGCCAGATAGTGCTAAAGCTGCAGGCTATGTTTACCGCATGAATTGGGAAGATGTTAAGGATGGCATTAAACAGATTGATCAACAATCAGATAAACATAAACACGGCGGACTGTTACGCGAAGACTGGTGGTATGATTATAAATTTAAAGAAAAAACCAATGTTTACTTTGCGCTTTATTATAACCAACAAGATCAACCTGAGGGCTATTTAATCTACAAGATCGAAAGTGGAAAATTTATTTGTATCCGTTGGCTAAATTTAACAGTAGAAGCTTATAAAGGGTTAAACCGATATATTTTTTCTCATAAAGATTCAACCGAACGGATTATTTTTGAAAAAGGTTACGACAGAAATGAAGGATTTTTTATCCATGATAAACCTATAGCTCAGGCGATCGTTCGACCTGAAATGATGGCTAGAATCGTTAATGTACAAGCTTTCTTACAAAAGTATCCTTTAAAAAACTTAAAAGAGTCTTTTGCGATAACAGTTGAAAATGATCCCTATGCACCTTGGAATGAAGGAACTTTTGAACTTATAAAAAATGAACAGTTACAAATCCAAAAAGTTACTTCAACTTCACTACCGGAACTAAAAATTAGCGTACAACGTTTGGTTCAATTACTTTTGGGGTATGTTTCGATCGATGACCTGATTTTTCATGAATTTGTTTCAGTAGATGAAAAAATTATCGAGTCCATTAGACAGTTAACACCGCAAAAAGCACCTATTTTAGAAGATTATTTTTAA
- a CDS encoding PTS lactose/cellobiose transporter subunit IIA, with protein sequence MDEQENMEAVMGLIMYGGNAKSDAMEAIAAAKKGDFELADQKLKDADASLSQAHESQTGMLTKEAQGEHMDITLLTVHSQDHLMTAIAFKDLATEIIDLYRRLDEK encoded by the coding sequence ATGGACGAACAAGAAAATATGGAAGCAGTGATGGGATTAATTATGTACGGTGGTAATGCCAAGAGTGACGCTATGGAAGCTATCGCAGCAGCTAAAAAAGGAGATTTTGAATTAGCGGATCAAAAACTCAAAGATGCTGATGCTTCTTTGAGCCAAGCCCACGAATCACAAACCGGCATGTTAACTAAAGAAGCACAAGGTGAGCATATGGATATTACTTTGCTTACGGTACACTCACAAGATCATTTGATGACAGCTATTGCTTTTAAAGATTTAGCGACTGAAATCATTGATTTATATCGTCGCTTAGACGAAAAATAA